GTACCAGAGAAATTTTATCGCCTGTGTGTATCACTTTTTTAAATTAAAATTGGATAGAAATGAAATTAGGATTCGGTTTATACCGTCATATGTTGAACACCAAACATTACAATTTTGCCAAACAATGTGGCGCTACACATTTGGTCATTCACATGGTTGATTATTTTGGACATAATAAAGAAAATGCTGACCAGCCCATTGGCGGAAAAGCGGGTTGGGGAAAAGCAGGGAATCCCGATGAGATTTGGTCGTGTAAAGAGTTGGCAGCAATAAAAAAAGAAGTCAACGACCACGGACTCGAATTAGAGGCTATTGAAAATTTTGATCCTGCCCAATGGTATGACATTTTGCTGGATGGCCCAAAGAAAGAACAGCAAATGGCCAATTTAAAACAGCTCATACGCAATGTAGGTGAAGTTGGTATCCCTACATTCGGGTATAATTTTTCATTGGCGGGCGTATCATCACGCTTGCAAAAACCGTATGCAAGGGGTGAGGCCATATCTGTAGGGATGGAAGGGGTAGATAACACCCCCATACCCAACGGAATGGTCTGGAACATGATTTATGATGTAAATGCCCCAGAAGGAAGTATTCCTAAAATTAATCATGATGAATTATGGAAAAGGTTGCAATACTTCCTCGACGAGTTAATACCTGTTGCTGAGGAAGCTGGTGTGAAGTTAGCAGCTCACCCGGACGATCCGCCTATGCCCTATGTTCGGGAAACTCCAAGATTGATATATCAACCAGACATGTATCAAAAACTTATCGATATGCATCCAAGTCCGTCAAATAATTTGGAATTCTGCTTGGGCTCAATAGCCGAAATGACCGAGGGTGATGTATATGAGGCTACAGATACCTATAGCAAACAAAATAAAATCAGTTACATCCATTTTCGAAATGTAGTAGGTAAAGTGCCAAATTATAAAGAGGTTTTTGTGGATGAAGGTGATATTGATATGTTCAAGATTCTGAAAATCCTAAAGAAAAATAACTTTAATGGCGTGTTGATTCCCGACCATACCCCCCAAATGACTTGCGATGCACCATGGTATGCCGGTATGGCCTATGCCATGGGATATATGAAAGCAGCGCTTTCACTTTTGGAAAAAGAATAGTTAATGCAATAATTTCATTTTGAAGAATAATATCACATTTCTAGCTCTGATTGCTGCCTTAGGTGGATTTCTTTTTGGTTACGATACTGCCATTATATCAGGCACCATCAGCTTGGTAAAAGCGCAATTTGAACTTAGTACCTCAATGGAAGGGTGGTATGTAAGTTCAGCACTTGTAGGTACCATTCTAGGAGTATCGATAGCGGGAATACTGAGTGATAAATATGGTAGAAAAAATATATTGGTAACCTCAGGTATATTTTTCGCACTTTCTGCCATAGGATGTACCATATCTGGTACGTTTACGGAATTGGTTTTGTATCGTCTCTTGGGCGGAGTGGGGGTCGGTATCGCATCTATGCTGTCACCGCTATATATTTCTGAGATCGCCCCAGCGAAAAATAGGGGCAGATTGGTTGCACTGTATCAGCTTGCTATCGCCTCAGGTGTTTTAGTGGCTTATTTTGTCAATTCATATTTACTGTCGCTTTCCACTTCCAACGGCTTTGAAGAGAGTTCCGAAATGGTCAGAAAAATTTATGTTTCTGAAGTATGGCGAGCCATGTTGGGGAGTGAAATCATTCCAGCTGTCATCTTTCTGCTTTTGCTCTTGATCATTCCAAAAAGCCCTAGGTGGTTGATTATGAATGGAGAAACGACAAAAGCCAAAAAAATATTATTGCGTTTTACTGATGCAGAAGAAGCAGACAATGAAATACAAAATGTTGAGGAAGTATTATCAAAAAGATCGGTAAAAATCAAGGAACTGTTTTCAGGTTCATTCAAAATAGCCTTGTTAATCGGAATTTCTTTGGCAATACTAAGTCAGTTGAGCGGAATCAACGCCATCATCTATTTTGGTCCAAAAATTTTGGAAGAAGGAGGTTTGCAGTTGGGTGAAGCGCTGGGGGGCAAGTCATTATTGGTTTTGT
The nucleotide sequence above comes from Flagellimonas sp. HMM57. Encoded proteins:
- a CDS encoding mannonate dehydratase; this encodes MKLGFGLYRHMLNTKHYNFAKQCGATHLVIHMVDYFGHNKENADQPIGGKAGWGKAGNPDEIWSCKELAAIKKEVNDHGLELEAIENFDPAQWYDILLDGPKKEQQMANLKQLIRNVGEVGIPTFGYNFSLAGVSSRLQKPYARGEAISVGMEGVDNTPIPNGMVWNMIYDVNAPEGSIPKINHDELWKRLQYFLDELIPVAEEAGVKLAAHPDDPPMPYVRETPRLIYQPDMYQKLIDMHPSPSNNLEFCLGSIAEMTEGDVYEATDTYSKQNKISYIHFRNVVGKVPNYKEVFVDEGDIDMFKILKILKKNNFNGVLIPDHTPQMTCDAPWYAGMAYAMGYMKAALSLLEKE
- a CDS encoding MFS transporter; the encoded protein is MKNNITFLALIAALGGFLFGYDTAIISGTISLVKAQFELSTSMEGWYVSSALVGTILGVSIAGILSDKYGRKNILVTSGIFFALSAIGCTISGTFTELVLYRLLGGVGVGIASMLSPLYISEIAPAKNRGRLVALYQLAIASGVLVAYFVNSYLLSLSTSNGFEESSEMVRKIYVSEVWRAMLGSEIIPAVIFLLLLLIIPKSPRWLIMNGETTKAKKILLRFTDAEEADNEIQNVEEVLSKRSVKIKELFSGSFKIALLIGISLAILSQLSGINAIIYFGPKILEEGGLQLGEALGGKSLLVL